One part of the Paraburkholderia flagellata genome encodes these proteins:
- a CDS encoding ABC transporter ATP-binding protein: MQNPKTLSAAHGDVQTAPNPPRLGEEILNVKDVCRGFNKSQGELLVLDDANLQLREGEIVGLLGRSGSGKSTLLRIIAGLISPTSGDVTWRGKPLDGPAEGVAMVFQTFALFPWLTVLQNVEAGLEAQGVGARERRERALAAIDLIGLDGFENAYPRELSGGMRQRVGFARALVVDPMLMLMDEPFSALDVLTAETLRTDLLDLWTQGRLPIKSVLIVTHNIEEAVFMCDRILVLSSNPGRVVAEIKVPFKHPRNRLDPVFRKLVDDIYAKMTARQTDETTKKGLELGSWLPRVSTNLMAGLIETLAAAPYHGRADMPEIARSLHLEVDDLFPIAEVLQNLGFADVREGDVLLTPPARVFAEFGTQERKMMFAEHLLRHVPLAARIKKVLNERPGHRAPRVRFEQELEDSLSDGAAEETLDTVIDWGRYGEIFSYNDQSEIFSLEDVES; the protein is encoded by the coding sequence ATGCAAAACCCCAAGACGCTGAGCGCCGCGCACGGAGATGTGCAGACGGCTCCGAACCCGCCGCGCCTCGGCGAAGAAATCCTGAACGTGAAGGACGTGTGCCGGGGCTTCAACAAGTCCCAGGGCGAGCTGCTCGTGCTCGACGACGCCAACCTCCAGTTGCGCGAGGGCGAGATCGTCGGGCTGCTGGGCCGTTCCGGCTCGGGCAAGTCCACGTTGCTGCGCATCATCGCGGGCCTGATCTCGCCGACCTCCGGCGACGTCACCTGGCGCGGCAAGCCGCTCGACGGGCCGGCCGAAGGCGTGGCGATGGTGTTCCAGACCTTCGCGCTGTTCCCCTGGCTCACCGTGCTGCAGAACGTGGAAGCAGGTCTCGAAGCGCAGGGCGTCGGCGCGCGCGAGCGTCGCGAACGGGCGCTCGCGGCCATCGACCTGATCGGTCTGGACGGCTTCGAAAACGCCTACCCGCGTGAGCTTTCGGGTGGTATGCGTCAGCGCGTGGGTTTCGCGCGCGCGCTCGTGGTCGACCCGATGCTGATGCTCATGGACGAGCCGTTCTCCGCACTCGACGTGCTGACCGCCGAAACGCTGCGTACCGACCTGCTCGACCTGTGGACGCAAGGGCGTCTGCCGATCAAGTCGGTGCTCATCGTCACGCACAACATCGAGGAAGCGGTGTTCATGTGCGACCGCATTCTCGTGCTCTCGTCGAATCCGGGGCGCGTGGTGGCCGAAATCAAGGTGCCGTTCAAGCATCCGCGCAACCGTCTCGACCCCGTGTTCCGCAAGCTCGTGGACGACATCTACGCGAAGATGACCGCGCGTCAGACCGACGAAACCACAAAGAAGGGGCTGGAACTCGGCAGCTGGCTGCCGCGCGTGTCGACCAACCTGATGGCCGGTCTGATCGAAACGCTCGCGGCCGCGCCGTACCACGGCCGCGCCGACATGCCGGAAATTGCGCGCTCGCTGCATCTGGAAGTGGACGACCTCTTCCCGATCGCGGAAGTGCTGCAGAACCTGGGTTTCGCCGACGTGCGCGAAGGCGATGTGCTCCTCACGCCGCCCGCGCGCGTGTTCGCGGAATTTGGCACGCAGGAGCGCAAGATGATGTTCGCCGAACATCTGCTGCGCCACGTGCCGCTCGCGGCGCGGATCAAGAAGGTGCTCAACGAGCGCCCGGGCCATCGTGCGCCGCGCGTGCGCTTCGAGCAGGAACTGGAGGATTCTCTCTCCGACGGCGCGGCGGAAGAAACGCTCGACACCGTGATCGACTGGGGCCGTTATGGCGAGATCTTCTCGTACAACGACCAGTCGGAGATCTTCAGTCTCGAAGACGTGGAGTCCTGA
- a CDS encoding sigma-54 interaction domain-containing protein, translating into MASIEPGSPAATKRNSGTSANPVNTAPDADARAAGLQSYGLLYGSSAVMLDLYTQIDRVAMTEATALIVGESGTGKELIARTIHAHSERRDGPFIAVNCGAIPDELIEAELFGHEKGSFTGAVQARDGHFEHARGGTLFLDEITEMSLLHQVKLLRALETGEYFPVGGNEAIRGDVRIIAATNRDPLTAVKENCLREDLMYRLAVFPLRAPPLRERERDRELLAQHFLTELNDQEGTQKTFSKRALETVRNWSWPGNVRELKNAVYRAFILAEKVVEIAHPQLVPRVKKPVTQGDAMSVWIGTPLADAQKQIILGTLKYCGGDKRLAARTLGVSLKTLYNRLGSYGADDGEAEAPTDPDTNEA; encoded by the coding sequence ATGGCGTCAATCGAGCCGGGCTCGCCCGCCGCCACTAAACGAAACAGCGGAACCAGCGCAAACCCCGTCAATACCGCACCGGACGCCGACGCGCGCGCCGCGGGATTGCAATCGTATGGTCTGCTGTACGGTTCGTCGGCGGTCATGCTGGATCTTTATACGCAGATCGACCGCGTGGCCATGACCGAGGCCACGGCGCTCATCGTCGGCGAGTCGGGCACGGGCAAGGAACTGATCGCCCGCACGATCCACGCGCACAGTGAGCGCCGCGATGGTCCGTTCATCGCGGTGAACTGCGGCGCGATTCCCGACGAACTGATCGAGGCCGAGTTGTTCGGCCACGAAAAAGGCAGCTTCACCGGCGCCGTGCAGGCGCGCGACGGTCACTTCGAGCACGCGCGCGGCGGCACGCTGTTCCTCGACGAAATCACCGAGATGTCGCTGCTGCACCAGGTGAAGCTGCTGCGCGCCCTCGAAACGGGCGAGTACTTTCCGGTGGGCGGCAACGAAGCGATTCGCGGCGACGTGCGCATCATCGCCGCCACCAACCGCGACCCCCTGACGGCCGTGAAGGAAAACTGCCTGCGCGAAGACCTGATGTACCGGCTCGCGGTGTTTCCACTGCGCGCGCCGCCGCTGCGCGAGCGCGAGCGCGACCGCGAACTGCTCGCGCAGCATTTCCTCACCGAACTGAACGACCAGGAAGGCACGCAAAAAACCTTCAGCAAGCGCGCGCTCGAAACCGTGCGCAACTGGTCGTGGCCCGGCAACGTGCGCGAACTGAAGAACGCGGTGTACCGCGCGTTCATCCTCGCGGAAAAGGTCGTGGAGATCGCCCATCCGCAACTGGTGCCGCGCGTGAAGAAGCCCGTCACCCAGGGCGACGCGATGAGCGTATGGATCGGCACACCGCTCGCCGATGCGCAAAAGCAGATAATTCTCGGCACGCTCAAGTATTGCGGCGGCGATAAACGCCTCGCGGCACGCACGCTCGGCGTGAGCCTCAAGACGCTCTACAACCGGCTCGGCAGCTACGGCGCCGACGATGGTGAAGCCGAAGCGCCCACTGACCCGGACACGAACGAAGCCTGA
- a CDS encoding sigma-54-dependent transcriptional regulator — MPHVLIVDDDAETREALAAVVSEDGLTTAQAGDLREARIQLVRQMPDVVFTDLKLPDGSGTDLFEDLDPRSGVELVVITGHATVETAVDALKAGAIDYLVKPINLQRVKAILNRLPRAGDLKAEIGTLRGELRRMGRFGLMLGNSPAMQEVYDQISRVAVTPASVMLVGESGTGKEVAAQTIHQLSLRRKHEFLAVNCGAISPNLIESEMFGHERGSFTGADRQHKGYFERANGGTLFLDEITEMPIELQVKLLRVLETGMFMRVGTTKEIETDVRLIAATNRDPEQAVAEGKLRLDLYHRLNVFPISLPPLRERGKDVELLAQAFLDELNERHGTKKQFPAAVREMLAAYPWPGNVRELKNYVQRAHIMSGNDGEFTATVPLQISLSKPIAGTAVTIPFGTSLADADRQLILATLEQCGGVKTRAAEILGISLKTLYNRLVEYGNESAGKGDAPARVAGA; from the coding sequence ATGCCACATGTATTGATTGTCGATGACGATGCAGAAACCCGCGAGGCGCTGGCGGCCGTGGTGAGCGAAGATGGGCTCACTACCGCGCAGGCAGGCGACCTGCGTGAAGCGCGCATCCAGCTCGTGCGGCAGATGCCGGACGTGGTCTTCACCGACCTGAAGCTGCCGGACGGCAGTGGCACCGACCTTTTCGAGGATCTCGACCCGCGCTCGGGCGTCGAACTCGTGGTCATCACCGGACATGCCACCGTCGAGACGGCCGTCGACGCGCTCAAGGCCGGCGCGATCGACTACCTGGTCAAGCCGATCAATCTCCAGCGCGTGAAGGCGATCCTGAACCGCCTGCCGCGCGCGGGCGACCTCAAGGCCGAAATCGGCACGTTGCGCGGCGAACTGCGCCGCATGGGCCGCTTCGGCCTGATGCTCGGCAATTCGCCGGCCATGCAGGAGGTCTACGACCAGATCAGCCGCGTCGCGGTTACGCCCGCTTCGGTCATGCTGGTGGGCGAGTCGGGCACCGGCAAGGAAGTGGCCGCCCAGACCATCCACCAGTTGAGCCTGCGCCGCAAGCACGAATTCCTCGCAGTGAACTGCGGGGCGATCTCGCCGAACCTGATCGAATCGGAAATGTTCGGTCACGAGCGCGGTTCGTTCACGGGCGCGGACCGGCAGCACAAGGGCTATTTCGAGCGCGCCAACGGCGGCACGCTGTTCCTCGACGAAATCACCGAAATGCCGATCGAGTTGCAGGTGAAGCTGCTGCGCGTGCTCGAAACTGGCATGTTCATGCGTGTGGGCACGACCAAGGAAATCGAGACCGACGTGCGCCTGATCGCTGCGACCAACCGCGACCCGGAGCAGGCCGTTGCCGAAGGCAAGTTGCGTCTGGACCTTTATCACCGCCTGAACGTGTTTCCGATCAGCCTGCCGCCGCTGCGCGAGCGGGGCAAGGACGTCGAACTGCTCGCCCAGGCGTTCCTCGACGAACTGAACGAGCGCCATGGCACGAAAAAGCAGTTTCCGGCGGCCGTGCGCGAGATGCTGGCGGCCTACCCGTGGCCCGGTAACGTGCGCGAGCTGAAGAACTACGTGCAGCGCGCGCACATCATGTCGGGCAACGACGGCGAGTTCACGGCCACGGTGCCGCTGCAGATCTCGCTCTCGAAACCGATTGCGGGCACCGCGGTCACGATCCCGTTCGGCACCTCGCTCGCCGACGCCGATCGCCAGCTCATTCTCGCGACGCTCGAGCAGTGCGGCGGGGTGAAGACGCGCGCGGCGGAAATTCTCGGCATCAGCCTGAAGACGCTCTATAACCGTCTTGTGGAGTACGGCAACGAAAGCGCCGGCAAGGGCGATGCGCCCGCGCGCGTAGCGGGCGCTTGA
- the otsA gene encoding alpha,alpha-trehalose-phosphate synthase (UDP-forming), whose product MGRLIVVSNRVAPTQEGRPAAGGLAVGVLDALKETGGVWFGWSGETVAEPSAPVIEQQGSVTYATVGLTRRDYDQYYKGFSNTTLWPTFHYRNDLARYERQEYGGYLRVNVSLARQLQPLIEPDDIIWVHDYHLIPFARCLRDLGVKNPIGFFLHIPLPVPEVMRSVPPHEELMKFMCHYDVVGFQTGADRQAFLDYIERGGHGTASEDGMVHAWDRFLKVGAYPIGIYPEAIARASSQFSDRKAVRSLREAMRGRKLIMSVDRLDYSKGLAERFQAFERLLQNGPGWHGRVSLLQIAPPTRSDVQTYQTIRRNLEGEAGRINGRFAQLDWTPIQYLNRKYERNLLMALFREAQVGYVAPLRDGMNLVAKEYVASQNPDDPGVLVLSQFAGAAEQMPGALVVNPYDLNQTAEALERALSMPHAERVSRYNDMMASLRENNLSVWRDTFLADLRSVATAASVTARARNAAPAGKTSVQLPAAEQAPRAARA is encoded by the coding sequence ATGGGCAGACTGATCGTGGTATCGAATCGCGTTGCGCCGACCCAGGAGGGCCGACCCGCAGCGGGTGGGCTCGCAGTCGGCGTATTGGACGCGCTCAAGGAAACCGGCGGAGTGTGGTTCGGGTGGAGCGGCGAAACGGTCGCGGAGCCGTCCGCACCGGTCATCGAGCAGCAGGGCAGCGTCACTTACGCGACGGTGGGTCTTACCCGGCGTGACTATGACCAGTACTACAAGGGCTTCTCGAATACGACGCTCTGGCCGACGTTCCACTACCGCAATGACCTCGCGCGCTACGAGCGCCAGGAGTACGGCGGCTACCTGCGCGTGAACGTTTCGCTCGCGCGTCAGTTGCAGCCGCTCATCGAGCCCGATGACATCATCTGGGTGCACGACTATCACCTGATTCCGTTCGCGCGGTGCCTGCGCGATCTCGGGGTGAAGAACCCGATCGGCTTCTTCCTGCACATTCCGCTGCCGGTGCCCGAAGTCATGCGCTCGGTGCCGCCGCACGAAGAGCTCATGAAGTTCATGTGCCACTACGACGTGGTCGGCTTCCAGACCGGCGCCGACCGCCAGGCCTTCCTCGACTACATCGAGCGCGGCGGCCACGGCACGGCGAGCGAGGACGGCATGGTCCACGCGTGGGACCGCTTCCTGAAGGTCGGGGCGTACCCCATCGGCATCTATCCGGAAGCCATCGCCCGGGCCTCCTCGCAGTTCTCCGACCGCAAGGCTGTGCGCAGCCTGCGAGAAGCCATGCGCGGACGCAAGCTGATCATGAGCGTGGACCGGCTCGATTATTCGAAGGGGCTCGCCGAGCGATTCCAGGCGTTCGAGCGCCTGCTGCAGAACGGGCCAGGCTGGCATGGCCGCGTCTCGCTCTTGCAGATCGCGCCGCCGACGCGCTCCGACGTGCAGACCTACCAGACGATCCGCCGCAATCTCGAAGGCGAGGCGGGCCGCATCAACGGGCGTTTTGCGCAACTCGACTGGACGCCGATCCAGTACCTGAACCGCAAGTACGAGCGTAACCTGCTGATGGCGCTGTTCCGTGAGGCGCAGGTGGGTTATGTGGCGCCGCTGCGCGACGGCATGAATCTCGTGGCGAAGGAGTATGTGGCTTCGCAAAATCCCGACGATCCCGGTGTGCTGGTGCTTTCGCAGTTCGCGGGCGCGGCCGAGCAGATGCCGGGCGCGCTGGTCGTGAATCCGTACGACCTGAATCAGACGGCCGAGGCGCTGGAGCGCGCGCTATCCATGCCGCACGCCGAGCGCGTGTCGCGCTACAACGACATGATGGCGTCGCTGCGCGAGAACAATCTTTCGGTATGGCGCGATACGTTCCTCGCCGACCTGCGCAGTGTCGCGACGGCGGCTTCGGTCACGGCCCGGGCGCGCAATGCCGCGCCGGCAGGGAAAACGTCCGTGCAACTGCCCGCGGCCGAACAGGCGCCGCGCGCAGCGCGTGCGTAG
- a CDS encoding MFS transporter, with product MPTLSELSAASSADIESGLPFPQRYYAILVVALGITLAVLDGAIANVALPTIARHLHASAASSIWIVNAYQLSVTISLLPLASLGDRIGYKRVYLAGMVLFTIASLGCALATTLPQLAFARMVQGFGGAGIMSVNTALVRMIYPRAQLGRGVAINAMVVAIASAVGPTLASGVLAIATWPWLFAINVPIGIAALALGLRALPVNERHPAPYDYLSAVLNAIVFGLLIFAVDGLGHGESNRLVAVEFVLAIVIGWFFVRRQLTQPAPLLPVDLLANPVFALSISTSVCSFCAQMLAFVALPFMLQETLGFSQVDTGLLMTPWPLVIIGAAPLSGALSDRYPAGMLGGIGLALFALGLLSLATLGAHPSVFDICWRMALCGAGFGVFQSPNNRQILSSAPRERSGGASGMLGTARLTGQTLGAALVALIFGIAPQHGPTVALYVATAFAAVAAVVSLLRLMPGATAQTPG from the coding sequence ATGCCCACGCTTTCCGAACTCTCCGCCGCTTCCTCCGCCGACATCGAATCCGGCCTGCCCTTCCCACAGCGTTACTACGCGATCCTCGTGGTCGCGCTCGGCATCACACTCGCCGTGCTCGACGGCGCGATCGCCAATGTCGCATTGCCGACCATCGCGCGGCACCTTCATGCGAGCGCGGCAAGCTCGATCTGGATCGTCAACGCGTATCAGCTTTCGGTGACCATCTCGCTCTTGCCGCTGGCCTCGCTCGGCGACCGCATCGGCTACAAGCGTGTGTATCTGGCCGGCATGGTGCTCTTCACCATCGCGTCGCTCGGCTGCGCGCTGGCGACCACGCTGCCCCAACTCGCGTTCGCGCGCATGGTGCAGGGCTTCGGCGGCGCGGGGATCATGAGCGTGAACACCGCGCTCGTGCGCATGATCTATCCGCGCGCGCAACTGGGGCGCGGCGTCGCCATCAATGCGATGGTCGTTGCGATCGCCTCGGCGGTCGGACCGACGCTTGCCTCGGGCGTGCTCGCCATCGCGACGTGGCCCTGGCTCTTTGCGATCAACGTGCCGATCGGCATCGCCGCGCTCGCGCTGGGTTTGCGCGCGCTGCCCGTGAACGAACGGCATCCCGCGCCCTACGACTATCTGAGCGCCGTGCTCAATGCCATCGTGTTCGGCCTCCTGATCTTTGCCGTCGACGGCCTAGGCCACGGCGAGAGCAATCGCCTCGTCGCGGTCGAATTCGTGCTCGCGATCGTGATCGGCTGGTTCTTCGTGCGCCGCCAGCTTACCCAGCCCGCGCCGCTCCTGCCGGTCGATCTGCTCGCCAACCCGGTGTTCGCGCTGTCGATCAGCACCTCGGTCTGCTCGTTCTGCGCGCAAATGCTCGCGTTCGTCGCGCTGCCTTTCATGCTGCAGGAAACCCTCGGCTTCTCACAGGTCGACACGGGCCTTCTCATGACGCCCTGGCCACTCGTCATCATCGGCGCCGCGCCACTTTCGGGCGCGCTCTCCGACCGCTATCCGGCGGGCATGCTCGGCGGCATCGGCCTCGCGCTCTTCGCACTTGGCTTGCTCTCGCTCGCCACGCTCGGAGCGCATCCCTCCGTATTCGACATCTGCTGGCGCATGGCCTTGTGCGGCGCGGGGTTCGGCGTGTTCCAGTCGCCGAACAACCGGCAAATTCTCTCTTCCGCGCCGCGCGAGCGCAGCGGCGGCGCGAGCGGCATGCTCGGCACCGCGCGCCTCACCGGGCAAACGCTCGGCGCGGCGCTTGTGGCGCTCATCTTTGGCATTGCGCCGCAACACGGACCGACCGTGGCGCTCTACGTGGCGACGGCCTTCGCCGCCGTCGCGGCGGTGGTGAGCCTGCTGCGCCTGATGCCGGGCGCCACGGCGCAGACTCCGGGCTAA
- a CDS encoding YbhB/YbcL family Raf kinase inhibitor-like protein: MADFRLWSDDFPSNGFMPKAQEFDDRAFGVDGDNVSPALQWDEPPADTQSFALTVYDPDAPTGSGFWHWVVVNIPPDVRSLARNAGKADGSLLPQGAVQVRNDYGTVGFGGAAPPRGDKPHRYIFRVHALKAAQLPVTPETTNAVARFMTHLNEVDSTTYVGLYELK; this comes from the coding sequence ATGGCTGATTTCCGACTTTGGTCCGATGACTTTCCCAGCAACGGTTTCATGCCGAAGGCGCAGGAGTTCGACGACCGGGCCTTCGGTGTCGACGGCGACAACGTCTCGCCCGCGCTGCAGTGGGACGAGCCACCCGCCGACACGCAAAGCTTCGCGCTCACCGTCTACGATCCGGACGCACCAACGGGCAGCGGCTTCTGGCACTGGGTCGTGGTGAACATTCCGCCCGACGTACGCTCGCTTGCCCGCAACGCTGGCAAGGCCGACGGCAGCCTGCTCCCGCAGGGCGCGGTGCAGGTGCGCAACGACTACGGCACGGTGGGCTTTGGCGGCGCGGCACCTCCGCGCGGCGACAAACCCCATCGCTACATCTTCCGCGTGCACGCGCTCAAGGCGGCGCAACTGCCCGTCACGCCGGAAACGACCAACGCGGTGGCGCGCTTCATGACGCATCTAAACGAGGTTGACTCGACCACCTACGTCGGCCTCTACGAACTGAAATAA
- a CDS encoding very short patch repair endonuclease: MVDVVDTATRSRMMSGIRGRNTKPEKLIRSLLHRRGFRFRLNVRELPGRPDIVLPRRRAVVFVHGCFWHGHNCALFKWPQTRPEFWREKIARNRLNDAKALAALSAQGWRVAVVWECALRGAQHDPQAVVERLAAWLEDESSAWFEARS, translated from the coding sequence ATGGTGGACGTCGTCGATACCGCGACGCGCAGCCGGATGATGTCCGGTATTCGCGGCCGCAATACGAAGCCCGAAAAGCTGATCCGCAGTCTGCTGCACCGGCGCGGCTTTCGCTTTCGCCTGAACGTGCGTGAACTGCCCGGCCGGCCCGACATCGTGCTGCCGCGACGGCGCGCCGTGGTGTTCGTCCACGGCTGCTTCTGGCACGGCCACAACTGCGCGCTCTTCAAGTGGCCGCAAACGCGACCCGAGTTCTGGCGCGAGAAGATTGCGCGCAACCGTCTGAACGACGCCAAAGCGCTCGCCGCACTGTCGGCGCAAGGCTGGCGTGTGGCGGTGGTCTGGGAATGCGCGTTGCGTGGCGCGCAGCACGATCCGCAAGCGGTCGTCGAGCGGCTTGCCGCCTGGCTCGAAGACGAGTCGTCCGCCTGGTTCGAGGCGCGCTCGTGA
- the dcm gene encoding DNA (cytosine-5-)-methyltransferase: MHTAEPRDLLQQARKRFTQQQIATHVGRDVKTVRRWEKGETPCPAMLEAALRELLQGSAHANGGAARFRFIDLFAGIGGIRKGFEAHGGECVFTSEWNPFSRKTYLENYGEDHPFIGDITAVDAADVPDHDVLLAGFPCQPFSIAGVSKKNALGRPHGFACTTQGTLFFDVARIIAEKRPAAFLLENVKNLVSHDRGRTFDVILQVLRDELGYDVHYRVIDGRHFTPQHRERIIIVGFREPTQFSWDALALPEEGPRLASILHRTDGCEPLLPWDGERFFDHGARRVQPKYTLTPGLWAYLQQYAEKHRAAGNGFGFGLAFPDSVTRTLSARYHKDGSEILVYQGEGLRPRRLTPRECARLMGLPDTFRIPVSDTQAYRQFGNSVVMPVMREVARTMMPHLDAVLAAQHEAPRADALPVPAVARTTRTARTSRSTRNAVPATAAAEGR, encoded by the coding sequence GTGCACACGGCCGAACCGAGAGACCTGCTTCAGCAGGCACGCAAGCGTTTCACCCAACAGCAGATCGCCACACACGTCGGCCGCGACGTGAAAACCGTACGGCGTTGGGAAAAGGGCGAAACGCCCTGCCCCGCGATGCTCGAAGCCGCACTGCGCGAACTGCTGCAAGGCAGTGCTCACGCGAACGGCGGCGCGGCGCGCTTTCGCTTCATCGACCTGTTCGCCGGTATCGGCGGCATCCGCAAGGGTTTCGAAGCGCACGGCGGCGAGTGCGTCTTCACGAGCGAATGGAATCCGTTCTCGCGCAAGACCTATCTGGAAAACTACGGCGAAGACCACCCGTTCATCGGCGACATCACGGCGGTCGACGCCGCCGATGTGCCCGATCACGACGTCCTGCTCGCGGGCTTTCCTTGCCAACCGTTCTCGATCGCGGGCGTGAGCAAGAAGAACGCGCTTGGCCGTCCGCACGGCTTTGCCTGCACTACGCAGGGCACCTTGTTCTTCGACGTCGCGCGCATCATCGCCGAGAAGCGGCCTGCCGCGTTCTTGCTCGAGAACGTGAAGAACCTCGTCTCGCACGACCGCGGCCGTACCTTCGACGTGATCCTCCAGGTGCTGCGCGACGAACTTGGCTATGACGTCCACTACCGCGTGATCGATGGACGCCATTTCACGCCGCAGCATCGCGAGCGCATCATCATCGTCGGTTTTCGCGAGCCGACGCAGTTCTCGTGGGACGCGCTAGCGCTGCCGGAAGAAGGCCCGCGGCTCGCCTCGATCCTGCATCGCACCGACGGCTGCGAGCCGCTGCTGCCCTGGGACGGCGAGCGCTTCTTCGATCACGGCGCGCGCCGCGTGCAGCCGAAGTACACGCTCACGCCGGGGCTCTGGGCTTATCTGCAGCAATACGCCGAGAAGCACCGCGCGGCCGGCAACGGTTTCGGCTTCGGCCTCGCGTTCCCGGACAGCGTCACGCGCACGCTTTCTGCGCGCTATCACAAGGACGGCTCGGAGATCCTCGTCTATCAAGGCGAAGGATTGCGCCCGCGCCGCCTCACGCCGCGCGAGTGCGCCCGGCTCATGGGCCTGCCCGACACCTTCCGCATTCCGGTGAGCGACACCCAGGCGTACCGTCAGTTCGGCAACAGCGTGGTGATGCCAGTGATGCGCGAAGTCGCGCGCACGATGATGCCGCATCTCGATGCGGTGCTGGCCGCGCAGCACGAGGCGCCCCGTGCGGATGCGCTGCCGGTTCCCGCCGTTGCACGCACAACGCGCACGGCCCGCACTTCGCGCTCCACACGCAACGCGGTCCCGGCAACTGCCGCAGCGGAAGGCCGCTGA